Proteins encoded by one window of Miscanthus floridulus cultivar M001 unplaced genomic scaffold, ASM1932011v1 fs_518_3, whole genome shotgun sequence:
- the LOC136532065 gene encoding agamous-like MADS-box protein AGL80, whose protein sequence is MARKKVTLHRIANDSTRRGTFKKRRKGLIKKASELATLCDVDTCVVVYGEGESQPEVWPDVPTAEHVLARFKAVPELDQCKKMLDMEGFLKQRMDKLREQLHKAQRDNREREATLLLHDAIVGRRPGLVGLSVEEIASLGCMVESRLKGVKDAIERLQRMGQEVPASVAAALQPQAPSSMPLMPAYSAGTTGHRDMTMQMQAPHPQAGWLVAGGDLGALVHGGGFGAGTSAGGDMMMPQFGNMAVGFAWSDPADLLPAGGCQTSTLAIPPPHMAALLSGLCLSV, encoded by the exons ATGGCTCGCAAGAAGGTGACCCTGCACCGGATCGCCAACGACTCCACCCGGCGCGGGACCTTCAAGAAGCGGCGCAAGGGCCTGATAAAGAAGGCGAGCGAGCTGGCCACGCTGTGCGACGTCGACACCTGCGTTGTGGTGTACGGCGAGGGCGAGTCGCAGCCGGAGGTGTGGCCCGACGTCCCCACGGCAGAGCACGTCCTCGCGCGGTTCAAGGCCGTGCCGGAGCTGGACCAGTGCAAGAAGATGCTGGACATGGAGGGCTTCCTCAAGCAGCGCATGGACAAGCTCCGGGAGCAGCTGCACAAGGCGCAGCGCGACAACCGGGAGCGCGAGGCCACGCTCCTCCTGCACGACGCCATCGTCGGCCGCCGCCCCGGCCTCGTGGGCCTCTCCGTCGAGGAGATCGCCAGCCTCGGATGCATGGTGGAGAGCCGCCTCAAGGGCGTCAAGGACGCCATCGAGCGACTCCAGCGGATGGGACAGGAAGTCCCGgcgtcggtggcggcggcgctgcaGCCCCAGGCGCCGTCGTCCATGCCACTGATGCCTGCTTACAGCGCCGGGACGACCGGCCACAGGGACATGACGATGCAGATGCAGGCACCGCACCCGCAGGCGGGCTGGCTGGTGGCCGGCGGGGATCTTGGCGCGCTGGTCCACGGTGGTGGCTTCGGCGCCGGCACCAGCGCCGGTGGCGACATGATGATGCCGCAGTTTGGCAACATGGCTGTCGGATTTGCGTGGTCTGATCCTGCTG ACCTGCTGCCCGCTGGTGGTTGCCAGACCTCCACGCTGGCGATCCCGCCTCCCCACATGGCTGCACTGCTCTCCGGCCTCTGCCTGTCCGTGTGA